From Pseudodesulfovibrio senegalensis, one genomic window encodes:
- a CDS encoding Hpt domain-containing protein: MKDKYVIVVDPVIAPIMPRYMELREQEHQDLMQALASGDPQQVALLGHRLKGTGASYGMDMLTELGTQLEQAGQTADLQTAEVVARRIRMFLDRIELVYPEGAP, translated from the coding sequence ACCCGGTCATCGCTCCGATCATGCCCCGGTACATGGAGCTGCGCGAGCAGGAACATCAGGACCTGATGCAGGCGCTGGCCTCGGGCGATCCCCAACAGGTGGCCCTGCTCGGGCATCGGCTCAAGGGGACCGGGGCGTCCTACGGCATGGACATGCTCACTGAACTGGGAACCCAGCTGGAGCAGGCCGGACAGACCGCGGATCTGCAGACCGCCGAAGTCGTGGCCCGGCGCATCCGCATGTTTCTGGACCGCATCGAGCTCGTCTATCCGGAGGGCGCACCGTGA